A stretch of DNA from Brevibacillus ruminantium:
TCATCGCTTCCACTCCCTGCGTCCCTTAGTTCTTGGATTTTTCTTCTTTATTCAAAAATCAAATGCTTGGCAATCACGATATGCTGAATTTCGTTGGTTCCTTCGTAAATTTGCGTCACCTTGGCGTCGCGGAACAATCTCTCCACGGGATATTCCCGTGTGTAGCCATATCCGCCGAACACCTGGACGGCTTCTGTCGCGATCTTGACCGCAGCATCAGAGGCGAATTTTTTGGCCATCGAAGCCTCCTTCCCGCACGCAAGTCCCTGACTGCGCAGGTAAGCGGCCCGGTAGACCAGCAGTCGCGCGGCTTCGGCCAGTGTTGCCATATCGGCCAGTTTAAAGGCGATTGCCTGTTGCCCGATAATCGGCTGTCCAAATTGCTTTCGCTCTTTGGCGTACTCGGTCGCATACTGGAGAGCAGCCTCGGCAATCCCCAGCGCCTGGGCAGCGATGCCGATCCGGCCTACATCCAGATTCGCCATCGCGATGGTAAAGCCGTCCCCCTCCTGGCCAAGCAGGTTTTCAGCCGGCACTCTGGCATTTTCAAAGACCAGCTCCGTCGTGCTGGAGCCGTGGAGCCCCATTTTCTTTTCCTTTTTACCGATCATCAGTCCCGGTGTATCTTTATCGACGATAAAAGCGGAGATTCCCCGTGTTCCTTGGGAGGAGTCGGTTACCGCAAACGTGATGTAGATGTCGGCTTCTCCCCCGTTGGTGATGAACACCTTGCTGCCGTTAAGCAGGTAGTGATCCCCCTCTTTGACGGCCGAGGTGCGTATGCGGCCCGCATCTGATCCGGCATGCGGCTCGGTCAGGGCGAAAGCCCCAAGCTTTTCACCTGCCGCCAGTTTCGTCACGTATTTTTTCTTTTGCTCGTCGGTGCCGAAGTACAAAATCGGGTTGGTGCCGACCGATGTGTGTACGGAAAGAATCACTCCGAGTGTAGCGCTTACTTTGGAAATTTCATGAATCGCCAAAATATAGGAAGGGAAGTCCGCGCCTGCTCCGCCCCATTCTTCCGGAACAGGAATGCCCATTAAGCCGATCTCCCCCATCTTTTTCACGATCTCGCGGGGGAACTGCTCCGTCTCCTCCATGACCGGAACAAACGGGGCGATTTCCTTTTGGGCAAAGTCGCGTACCATGCGCCGCATCATCTCTTGTTCTTCACTGAATCGAAAGTCCATGACCGTCCTGCCTTCCTTTCTGAATCATCTCAGTTGTACACGTAGAAACCTCGACCGGATTTTTTGCCCAACCAGCCAGCCTTCACGTATTTGCGCAGCAGTGGACATGGGCGGTATTTGGAATCGCCAAAGCCCTCGTACAGCACCTCCATGATATAGAGGCAGGTGTCCAGACCGATAAAATCAGCCAGGGTCAGGGGGCCCATCGGGTGATTCATCCCCAGCTTCATCACTTCGTCAATGGCTTCCGGCGTCGCGACTCCCTCGTAGACACAGTAAATCGCCTCGTTGATCATCGGCATCAGCACGCGATTGGAGACGAAACCAGGGAAATCGTTGACACTGACGGGCACCTTGGCCATCTGTTTGGACAAATCCTCGGTGAGCTGGTACACCTCATCCGCCGTCTGCAGACCGCGAATAATCTCGACCAGTTTCATCACGGGGACCGGATTCATGAAATGCATGCCGATCACTTTTTCCGGCCGCGTGGTCACGGCCGCAATCTCGGTGATGGGCAGCGAGGATGTATTGCTGGCCAGCACCGTATGTGCGGGGCAAACCTCATCCAGCTTTTTGAAAATCTCTGTTTTGACTGCCATGTTTTCGGTCACGGCCTCAATGACAAAATCAGCGGCTTTGCCGTCAGACAAGTCGGTGGAAAGAGTAAGACGGCTCAATACCTCTTGCTTTTCTTCCTCACTCATCCTGCCTTTTTCCACATTGCGGGACAGATTTTTGCTGATAATCCCGAGTCCGCGCTCCACAAATTCCTGCTTTACGTCGTTCAGGATCACCCGAAAACCGGCTTGCGCCGATACCTGGGCGATCCCGCTGCCCATCTGTCCTGCACCTACAACCATGATTGTTTGTACGTTCATCTCCACGCCTCCGTTCGACTTTCGACTGCTGTCACTTTCGTCTATTCCACTTTGATCAACACAGCGTCACCCTGGGCAGCACCGCTGCAAATTGCGGCAATCCCCAGTCCGCCGCCTCTGCGCTTCAACTCATAGGCCAGATGGAGAATGATCCGCGCACCGCTGGCTCCGATCGGATGGCCCAGCGCGATGGCGCCGCCGTTCACATTTACTTTTTCTTCATCCCAGCCGACGATCTTGCCGCTGGTGAGCGTGACGGCCGCAAACGCTTCGTTCACCTCAAACAGGGCAATATCCTCCAGCCTGGTGTCGGTTTTCTCCAGCAGCTTCTGGATTGCCAGTCCCGGTGTCGTGGCAATGTACGGCGCTTCTGCTCCCACCTGTGCGTGCCCGAGGATGGTCGCCAGCGGTTGAACACCCAGCTCGGCCGCTTTTTCCTCCGACATCAGCACCATGGCCGCCGCCCCGTCATTGATGCCCGGCGCATTGCCAGCAGTAATCGTTCCGTCCTTTTTATATACGGGGGAAAGCTTTGCCAGCCCCTCCAGCGTGGTATCAGGCCGTGGCGCTTCGTCTTTTTTGACCAGGAGCGGCTCTCCCTTGCGCTGCGGAATGGACACCGGCACGATCTCTTCGTCGAAGATCCCCGCCTCCATCGCCTGCACAGCTCGCTGCTGACTCCGATAGGCCCAGCGGTCCTGCTCTTCTCTGGAAATGCCGTACTCTTCAGCGACATTGCTGCCGTGAACCGCCATCGGCACCTGATCAAAAGGACAGGTCAAGCCGTCGTACATCATCAAGTCCCGAACCGTTCCATCTCCCATGCGCAGTCCATATCTGGCTCCCGGGATCGCATACGGGGCGTTGCTCATGCTCTCCATGCCGCCTGCTACGATAATCTGGCCGTCCCCTGCGCGAATGATCTGGTCACCCATCGTGACTGCTCTCATCCCTGAGGCGCACACCTTGTTGATCGTTTGACTGGCTATCGTCCACGGCACTCCTGCCTTGCGCGCTGCCTGACGGGATGGGACCTGCCCAGCGCCAGCCTGTATGACCATGCCCATAATCACTTCGTCTACCTGCTCACCGGATACGCCAGCACGCTGCAGCGCTTCTTTGATCACGATGGCACCCAAATCTACAGCTGTTACATCCTTCAGTACACCGCCCAGTTTGCCAAAAGGGGTGCGGGCTCCCCCCACAATTACCGTTTTCATCAACCAGTTCCTCCCTGAAAGATGACATGCAAAACGATCAAACTGATTGAGCGGTCGCTCATTTTTCTATATCTTCATTTTGCCCCCTCACGTCCGAATAGTCAATGAATATAGAAAAAAAGAAGGCCTGACTTTTCTTGGTCACGAGAGATGGACCTTGAGGTCAGGCAGTTCTTTATTATTGAATCGGCATCCAGCTTACTTTCCAGATGCCCTGCTGATTCTTCAGCATGCGAAAGGCAAGCGGTTCCCTGCCGTCGGCAAACTCCATCATGACGAGTGCTTCTTTCGATTGCATCATCTTCATCGACCGCTTTTCGCCCTCCGGGATGACGGGAGGTTGCGGGCTTTGCAGCCGGACCTCAAAGCCTTTGACGTTCCGCTTCAGATCGGCCACCCATTTTTGCGTGTTCTCTGCGCCCACCGGATCGTTTATGACATCATCCAGGAACTGCTCAAGCGAGGGCTTCTCATAGGCTTCGTCGTCGATGTACAAGGCGTATTGCGTATGGAGGTCTCCCTCTTCCTCGGCAAATATATACAGCTTCAGGATGTCGACCGGCTCCAGGTCTTTCAGCAGGGTATCGTCTTTTTTCTCGTAGTATTCGAAATAGATTTTCTTCAGTTCATCATTCAGGTCAAAGACAGATGGTGCCGGCCTTTCGTTCAGCTTCGTTTCCAGCCCTGTCGTTCCGTTTGGCCGCATCCAGTAAAAATACACATCATTGCCAGGGCCCTGCACGTATTGAATGGAGTATAAATACAGCTTTTTTTCCTTCCAGGCGAGAAACAGATTGACGCCTACCTTTCCGGATTGCAGCCCTTCTTCATCTACCACATGTCCCGGTACCTCCGGCACATA
This window harbors:
- a CDS encoding acyl-CoA dehydrogenase; its protein translation is MDFRFSEEQEMMRRMVRDFAQKEIAPFVPVMEETEQFPREIVKKMGEIGLMGIPVPEEWGGAGADFPSYILAIHEISKVSATLGVILSVHTSVGTNPILYFGTDEQKKKYVTKLAAGEKLGAFALTEPHAGSDAGRIRTSAVKEGDHYLLNGSKVFITNGGEADIYITFAVTDSSQGTRGISAFIVDKDTPGLMIGKKEKKMGLHGSSTTELVFENARVPAENLLGQEGDGFTIAMANLDVGRIGIAAQALGIAEAALQYATEYAKERKQFGQPIIGQQAIAFKLADMATLAEAARLLVYRAAYLRSQGLACGKEASMAKKFASDAAVKIATEAVQVFGGYGYTREYPVERLFRDAKVTQIYEGTNEIQHIVIAKHLIFE
- a CDS encoding 3-hydroxybutyryl-CoA dehydrogenase → MNVQTIMVVGAGQMGSGIAQVSAQAGFRVILNDVKQEFVERGLGIISKNLSRNVEKGRMSEEEKQEVLSRLTLSTDLSDGKAADFVIEAVTENMAVKTEIFKKLDEVCPAHTVLASNTSSLPITEIAAVTTRPEKVIGMHFMNPVPVMKLVEIIRGLQTADEVYQLTEDLSKQMAKVPVSVNDFPGFVSNRVLMPMINEAIYCVYEGVATPEAIDEVMKLGMNHPMGPLTLADFIGLDTCLYIMEVLYEGFGDSKYRPCPLLRKYVKAGWLGKKSGRGFYVYN
- a CDS encoding acetyl-CoA C-acetyltransferase; this translates as MKTVIVGGARTPFGKLGGVLKDVTAVDLGAIVIKEALQRAGVSGEQVDEVIMGMVIQAGAGQVPSRQAARKAGVPWTIASQTINKVCASGMRAVTMGDQIIRAGDGQIIVAGGMESMSNAPYAIPGARYGLRMGDGTVRDLMMYDGLTCPFDQVPMAVHGSNVAEEYGISREEQDRWAYRSQQRAVQAMEAGIFDEEIVPVSIPQRKGEPLLVKKDEAPRPDTTLEGLAKLSPVYKKDGTITAGNAPGINDGAAAMVLMSEEKAAELGVQPLATILGHAQVGAEAPYIATTPGLAIQKLLEKTDTRLEDIALFEVNEAFAAVTLTSGKIVGWDEEKVNVNGGAIALGHPIGASGARIILHLAYELKRRGGGLGIAAICSGAAQGDAVLIKVE